A window from Pseudomonas moraviensis encodes these proteins:
- the secA gene encoding preprotein translocase subunit SecA, translating into MFAPLLKKLFGSKNEREVKRMLKTVQLVNAFEEQMVALSDDQLRAKTAEFKARIAKGETLDKLLPEAFAVAREAGKRVMGMRHFDVQLVGGMTLHEGKIAEMRTGEGKTLVATLGVYLNALSGKGVHVVTVNDYLARRDANWMRPLYEFLGLTVGVVTPFQPPEEKRAAYAADITYGTNNEFGFDYLRDNMAFSMDEKFQRELNFAVIDEVDSILIDEARTPLIISGQAEDSSKLYMEINKLIPQLELHVEEVEGQVTKAGHYTVDEKTRQVELNEAGHQFIEDMLTRVGLLAEGESLYSAHNLGLLTHVYAGLRAHKLFNRNIEYIVQDGQVVLVDEHTGRTMPGRRLSEGLHQAIEAKEGLNIQAESQTLASTTFQNYFRLYTKLSGMTGTADTEAFEFHQIYGLEVMVIPPNKPLARKDYNDLVFLTAEEKYAAIVADIKESMAAGRPVLVGTATIETSEHMSALLVKEGIEHKVLNAKFHEKEAEIIAQAGRPGALTIATNMAGRGTDILLGGNWEVEVASLENPTPEQIAQIKADWQKRHQQVLESGGLQVIASERHESRRIDNQLRGRAGRQGDAGSSRFYLSLEDSLMRIFASDRVKNFMKALGMQPGEAIEHRMVTNAIEKAQRKVEGRNFDIRKQLLEFDDVNNEQRKVIYHMRNTLLAADNIGETIADFRQDVLNATVSAHIPPQSLPEQWEVAGLEASIESDFGVKLPIQQWLDEDDHLYEETLREKLMTELMAAYNEKEDQAGAEALRSFEKQIVLRVLDDLWKDHLSTMDHLRHGIHLRGYAQKNPKQEYKRESFTLFSELLDSIKRDSIRVLSHVQVRREDPEAEEQRLRQEAEALAARMQFEHAEAPGLDQPEALGEEVDVALATAAAPVRNEQKLGRNELCFCGSGKKYKHCHGQIQ; encoded by the coding sequence ATGTTTGCGCCTTTGTTAAAGAAACTTTTTGGAAGCAAGAACGAGCGTGAAGTCAAACGCATGCTCAAGACGGTGCAGCTCGTCAATGCCTTCGAAGAGCAAATGGTGGCCCTTTCGGACGATCAATTGCGTGCCAAGACCGCCGAGTTCAAGGCCCGTATCGCCAAAGGGGAAACCCTCGACAAGCTGTTGCCGGAAGCCTTTGCCGTAGCCCGCGAGGCCGGCAAGCGCGTGATGGGCATGCGCCACTTCGACGTGCAACTCGTCGGCGGCATGACCTTGCACGAAGGCAAGATCGCCGAAATGCGCACCGGTGAGGGCAAGACCCTCGTGGCCACTTTGGGTGTTTACCTCAACGCATTGTCCGGCAAGGGCGTGCACGTTGTGACCGTGAACGACTACCTGGCCCGCCGTGACGCCAACTGGATGCGCCCGCTGTATGAATTCCTCGGCCTGACCGTCGGCGTCGTGACGCCGTTCCAGCCGCCGGAAGAGAAGCGTGCCGCCTACGCCGCCGACATCACCTACGGCACCAACAACGAATTCGGTTTCGACTACCTGCGCGACAACATGGCGTTCAGCATGGATGAAAAATTCCAGCGCGAACTCAACTTTGCCGTGATTGACGAAGTCGACTCCATCCTCATCGACGAAGCGCGTACCCCGCTGATCATTTCCGGTCAGGCCGAGGACAGCTCCAAGCTGTACATGGAGATCAACAAACTGATCCCGCAGCTGGAACTGCACGTCGAGGAAGTCGAAGGTCAGGTCACCAAGGCCGGACACTACACCGTTGACGAAAAGACCCGTCAGGTCGAGCTCAACGAAGCCGGTCACCAGTTCATCGAAGACATGCTCACCCGCGTCGGCCTGCTGGCCGAAGGCGAGAGCCTGTACTCGGCGCACAACCTCGGTCTGCTGACCCACGTCTATGCCGGTCTGCGTGCGCACAAACTGTTCAACCGCAATATCGAATACATCGTGCAGGACGGCCAGGTCGTACTGGTCGACGAGCACACCGGCCGGACCATGCCGGGTCGTCGTCTGTCCGAAGGCCTGCACCAGGCGATCGAAGCGAAGGAAGGCCTGAACATTCAGGCCGAGAGCCAGACCCTGGCCTCTACGACTTTCCAGAACTACTTCCGTCTGTACACCAAGCTGTCCGGCATGACCGGTACCGCCGACACCGAAGCGTTCGAATTCCACCAGATCTATGGTCTGGAAGTCATGGTCATCCCGCCGAACAAACCGTTGGCGCGTAAAGACTACAACGACCTGGTGTTCCTCACCGCCGAAGAGAAATACGCGGCAATCGTGGCGGACATCAAGGAAAGCATGGCCGCCGGTCGTCCGGTGCTCGTGGGTACCGCGACCATCGAGACTTCCGAGCACATGTCTGCATTGCTCGTCAAAGAAGGCATCGAACACAAGGTTCTCAACGCCAAGTTCCACGAGAAAGAAGCCGAAATCATCGCTCAGGCCGGTCGTCCGGGTGCGCTGACCATCGCCACCAACATGGCCGGTCGTGGTACCGACATCCTGTTGGGCGGCAACTGGGAAGTGGAAGTCGCTTCGCTGGAAAACCCGACCCCTGAGCAGATCGCCCAGATCAAGGCCGACTGGCAGAAGCGTCACCAACAAGTGCTGGAATCCGGCGGCTTGCAGGTAATCGCTTCCGAGCGTCACGAATCGCGCCGTATCGACAACCAGCTGCGTGGCCGTGCCGGCCGTCAGGGCGATGCCGGTTCGAGCCGCTTCTACCTGTCGCTGGAAGACAGCCTGATGCGCATCTTCGCCTCTGACCGGGTGAAGAACTTCATGAAAGCCCTGGGCATGCAGCCGGGCGAAGCGATCGAGCACCGCATGGTGACCAACGCGATCGAGAAGGCGCAGCGCAAGGTTGAAGGCCGCAACTTCGACATCCGCAAGCAATTGCTCGAGTTCGACGACGTCAACAACGAACAGCGTAAAGTGATCTATCACATGCGTAACACGTTGCTGGCCGCTGACAACATCGGTGAAACCATCGCCGACTTCCGTCAGGACGTGCTCAACGCTACCGTCAGCGCGCACATTCCGCCGCAATCGCTGCCAGAGCAGTGGGAAGTGGCCGGTCTGGAAGCGTCCATCGAAAGCGATTTCGGCGTGAAGCTGCCGATCCAGCAATGGCTCGACGAAGACGATCACCTGTACGAAGAAACCCTGCGCGAGAAGCTCATGACCGAGCTGATGGCGGCGTACAACGAGAAAGAAGACCAGGCCGGTGCCGAGGCGCTGCGCTCGTTCGAGAAGCAGATCGTCCTGCGCGTACTCGACGACCTGTGGAAAGACCACCTGTCGACCATGGATCACCTGCGTCACGGCATTCACTTGCGTGGTTATGCGCAGAAGAACCCGAAGCAGGAATACAAGCGCGAGTCGTTCACCCTGTTCTCCGAGCTGCTCGATTCGATCAAGCGCGACTCGATCCGCGTGCTCTCGCACGTTCAGGTCCGCCGCGAAGATCCGGAAGCCGAAGAGCAGCGCCTGCGTCAGGAAGCCGAAGCACTGGCGGCGCGCATGCAGTTCGAACACGCCGAAGCCCCTGGGCTGGATCAGCCGGAAGCGTTGGGTGAAGAGGTCGATGTGGCGCTGGCCACCGCCGCTGCCCCGGTTCGCAACGAGCAGAAGCTGGGCCGCAACGAACTGTGTTTCTGCGGTTCGGGCAAGAAATACAAGCATTGCCACGGGCAGATCCAGTAA
- a CDS encoding glutathione S-transferase family protein: MSLHLIIGDKLLSSWSLRAALALELTGAPYSEELIKLGKPDTRERLLKHSPTGKVPLLQTTRGTIADSLAIAEYLAEQFPSEQLWPSDTFARAQARSACAQMHSGFFAMRNHMPFNLSQDAPLNPVPPEVKVDIERMLALWAECRAAATEEGPYLFGRVSLADAFFAPIAVRLRTYQVKLPAIDEAYVETVYQWPAFKAWQKAGLEELNP, translated from the coding sequence ATGTCCCTGCACCTGATCATCGGCGACAAACTGCTTTCCTCCTGGTCCCTGCGTGCGGCACTGGCGCTGGAGCTGACCGGCGCACCCTACAGCGAAGAGCTGATCAAACTCGGCAAGCCCGACACCCGCGAACGCCTGCTCAAGCATTCGCCGACCGGCAAGGTGCCGCTGCTGCAGACCACCCGCGGCACCATCGCCGATTCGCTGGCCATCGCTGAATACCTCGCGGAGCAGTTTCCGTCCGAGCAGCTCTGGCCGAGCGATACTTTCGCCCGCGCCCAGGCCCGCTCGGCCTGCGCACAAATGCACAGCGGCTTCTTCGCCATGCGCAACCACATGCCGTTCAACCTCAGTCAGGATGCGCCGCTGAACCCGGTGCCGCCAGAAGTGAAGGTCGATATCGAACGCATGCTCGCGCTCTGGGCCGAATGCCGTGCGGCGGCAACGGAAGAGGGGCCATACCTGTTCGGGCGGGTCAGCCTCGCCGATGCCTTTTTCGCGCCGATCGCCGTGCGCCTGCGCACCTATCAGGTGAAGCTGCCTGCGATCGACGAAGCTTATGTTGAAACCGTCTACCAATGGCCCGCCTTCAAGGCGTGGCAAAAGGCTGGACTGGAGGAATTGAACCCGTGA
- the argJ gene encoding bifunctional glutamate N-acetyltransferase/amino-acid acetyltransferase ArgJ has protein sequence MAVGLGPLPTLHPVAGFELGIASAGIKRPGRKDVVVMRCAEGSTVAGVFTLNAFCAAPVILAKKRVNNAVRYLLTNTGNANAGTGEPGLAAAERTTARLAELTGVDASQILPYSTGVIGEPLPVEKIEGALQAALDDLSENNWEAAATGIMTTDTLPKGASRQFEHDGVTITVTGISKGAGMIRPNMATMLGYIATDAKVSRDVLHNLMLDGANKSFNRITIDGDTSTNDCCMLIATGKAALPEITRAEGELFAKLKQAVFEVCMDVAQAIVRDGEGATKFVTVEVNGGGNHQECLDVGYTVAHSPLIKTALFASDPNWGRILAAVGRAGVPDLDVSKIDVFLGDVCIASRGARAATYTEAQGSAVMQQEEITIRIELGRGDCSETIWTTDLSHEYVKINAEYRT, from the coding sequence ATGGCTGTTGGTCTTGGTCCTTTGCCAACGTTGCACCCGGTTGCCGGTTTTGAACTCGGTATCGCCTCGGCCGGCATCAAGCGCCCGGGGCGCAAGGATGTGGTGGTGATGCGCTGCGCTGAAGGTTCGACCGTGGCTGGCGTGTTCACCCTGAACGCGTTCTGCGCCGCGCCGGTGATCCTGGCGAAAAAACGCGTGAACAACGCTGTGCGTTACTTGCTGACCAACACCGGCAACGCCAACGCCGGCACCGGCGAACCAGGCCTGGCCGCCGCCGAGCGCACCACTGCCAGACTGGCTGAGCTGACCGGCGTCGACGCCAGCCAGATCCTGCCTTACTCCACGGGTGTGATCGGCGAGCCGCTGCCGGTCGAGAAAATCGAAGGCGCACTGCAAGCCGCGCTGGACGATCTGTCGGAAAACAACTGGGAAGCTGCTGCCACCGGCATCATGACCACCGATACTTTGCCGAAGGGCGCCAGCCGCCAGTTCGAGCATGACGGCGTGACCATCACCGTCACCGGCATCAGCAAAGGCGCAGGGATGATTCGTCCGAACATGGCGACCATGCTCGGTTACATTGCCACCGATGCCAAAGTCTCCCGCGACGTGCTGCACAACCTGATGCTCGACGGTGCCAACAAGTCGTTCAACCGCATCACCATCGACGGCGACACCTCGACCAACGACTGCTGCATGCTGATCGCCACTGGCAAAGCCGCGCTGCCGGAAATCACCCGCGCAGAAGGCGAGCTGTTCGCCAAGCTCAAACAAGCCGTGTTCGAAGTGTGCATGGACGTGGCGCAGGCCATCGTGCGTGACGGCGAAGGTGCGACCAAGTTTGTCACTGTTGAAGTGAATGGCGGCGGCAACCACCAGGAATGCCTGGACGTCGGCTATACCGTGGCGCACTCGCCGCTGATCAAGACCGCGCTGTTCGCCTCCGACCCGAACTGGGGGCGCATCCTCGCCGCCGTGGGCCGCGCCGGTGTGCCGGACCTGGACGTGAGCAAGATTGACGTATTCCTCGGCGACGTGTGCATCGCCAGCCGTGGCGCCCGTGCGGCCACCTACACTGAAGCTCAGGGCTCGGCAGTGATGCAGCAGGAAGAAATCACCATCCGCATTGAACTGGGTCGCGGCGATTGCAGCGAAACCATCTGGACCACCGACCTGTCGCATGAATACGTGAAGATCAACGCTGAATACCGCACCTGA
- a CDS encoding Nudix family hydrolase → MKRVHVAAAVIRDGAGKILIARRADTQHQGGLWEFPGGKVEADESVESALARELHEELGIVVDAARPLIKVRHDYPDKQVLLDVWEVSAFSGEPHGAEGQPLAWVSARELVNYEFPAANQPIVAAARLPAEYLITPEDLEGPALLRGIQKAIAGGIKLIQLRAPNGYDPKYRDLAVDAVGLCAGKAQLMIKGPFEWLGDFPSAGWHITAAQLRKYAAAGRPLPAERWLAASCHNAEELALAEQMGVDFVTLSPVQPTLTHPDAQPLGWEQAAALIDGFSKPVFLLGGVGPAEREKAWDVGAQGVAGIRAFWPDPV, encoded by the coding sequence GTGAAACGCGTCCACGTCGCCGCTGCCGTCATTCGTGACGGTGCCGGCAAAATCCTTATCGCCCGTCGCGCCGACACTCAGCATCAGGGCGGCTTGTGGGAATTTCCCGGTGGCAAGGTCGAGGCTGACGAATCAGTCGAATCGGCACTGGCTCGGGAGCTGCACGAAGAGCTGGGCATCGTCGTTGATGCTGCCCGTCCGTTGATCAAGGTTCGCCACGACTACCCGGACAAACAGGTGTTGCTGGATGTCTGGGAAGTCTCGGCATTCAGCGGCGAACCCCACGGTGCTGAAGGCCAGCCACTGGCCTGGGTCAGCGCCAGAGAGCTGGTCAACTATGAATTCCCGGCGGCTAACCAGCCAATCGTCGCGGCGGCGCGTTTGCCCGCCGAATACCTGATCACCCCGGAAGATCTCGAAGGCCCGGCGTTGTTGCGCGGCATCCAGAAGGCGATTGCTGGCGGCATCAAGTTGATCCAGCTGCGCGCACCGAATGGCTACGACCCGAAATACCGCGATCTGGCGGTGGACGCGGTTGGCCTGTGCGCGGGCAAGGCGCAGTTGATGATCAAGGGGCCGTTCGAGTGGCTCGGCGATTTCCCGTCGGCGGGCTGGCACATCACCGCCGCCCAGCTGCGGAAATACGCGGCGGCAGGGCGTCCGTTGCCGGCGGAGCGCTGGCTCGCGGCGTCGTGCCATAACGCTGAGGAATTGGCGCTGGCGGAGCAGATGGGCGTCGACTTCGTCACCCTGTCGCCGGTGCAGCCGACGCTGACGCACCCGGATGCACAGCCGTTGGGCTGGGAGCAGGCTGCGGCGTTGATTGACGGTTTTAGCAAACCGGTGTTCCTGCTCGGTGGGGTAGGGCCGGCGGAGCGTGAGAAGGCTTGGGATGTCGGGGCGCAGGGTGTGGCGGGGATTCGGGCGTTCTGGCCTGATCCTGTATAG
- a CDS encoding mechanosensitive ion channel family protein — translation MDLNAEVDHLVKASQAWIPMIMEYGSRVLLAVITLAIGWWLINKVTQKLGGLLALRNADLALQGFISSLANIILKVLLIVSVASMIGVETTSFVAAIGAAGLAIGLALQGSLANFAGGVLILLFRPFRIGDWIEAQGVAGTVDSIQIFHTVLRTGDNKTIIVPNGNLSNGIITNTNRQPTRKVVFDVGVDYEADLQKARQVLLDLAKDARVMQDPEPQAVISTLGDSSITVSLRVWVKTADYWDVMFMFNEQARDRLKAAGIDIPFPQRVIRVVQESATQ, via the coding sequence ATGGATTTGAATGCTGAAGTGGACCACCTGGTCAAGGCGTCCCAGGCGTGGATCCCGATGATCATGGAATACGGCAGTCGCGTGCTGCTGGCAGTGATTACCCTGGCCATCGGCTGGTGGCTGATCAACAAGGTCACGCAAAAACTCGGCGGTCTGCTGGCCCTGCGCAATGCCGACCTGGCGCTGCAAGGCTTTATCAGCAGCCTGGCCAACATCATTCTCAAGGTGCTGCTGATTGTCAGCGTCGCGTCGATGATTGGCGTCGAAACCACCTCGTTCGTCGCGGCTATTGGTGCTGCCGGTCTGGCGATCGGCCTGGCCCTGCAGGGCAGCCTGGCAAACTTCGCTGGCGGCGTGCTGATTCTGCTGTTCCGCCCGTTCCGCATCGGTGACTGGATCGAAGCCCAAGGCGTGGCGGGTACCGTCGACAGCATCCAGATCTTCCATACCGTGCTGCGCACCGGCGACAACAAGACCATCATCGTGCCCAACGGCAATCTGTCGAACGGCATCATCACCAACACCAACCGCCAGCCAACCCGCAAAGTCGTGTTCGACGTGGGCGTGGATTACGAAGCGGATCTGCAAAAGGCCCGTCAGGTGCTGCTGGATCTGGCCAAGGATGCGCGCGTCATGCAGGATCCAGAGCCACAGGCGGTAATTTCGACACTGGGCGACAGTTCGATCACGGTGTCCCTGCGCGTATGGGTTAAAACTGCAGACTATTGGGATGTGATGTTCATGTTTAATGAACAGGCGCGTGATCGTTTGAAGGCTGCCGGTATTGATATTCCATTTCCGCAGCGAGTTATACGCGTTGTTCAGGAGTCGGCGACACAATGA
- a CDS encoding putative 2-dehydropantoate 2-reductase — protein MSTIWHVLGAGSLGTLWATRLARAGLAVRLILRDPSRLRSYAAGGGLTLVENGQAHTYAVPGETPDSPEPIRRLLVACKAYDAEEAVARLASRLAPDAELILLQNGLGSQDAVAARVPQARCISASSTEGAFRDGDWRVVFAGHGFNWLGDIGNPLAPVWLDDLQAANIPHEWSADILTRLWRKLALNCAINPLTVLHDCRNGGLTAHHCEVATLCAELTELLERCGQPTAADNLQAEVERVIHATAANYSSMYQDVANQRRTEISYLLGHACKVAERHQLNLPHLHQLQQRLVAHLRNRGLPSD, from the coding sequence ATGTCGACCATCTGGCATGTCTTGGGCGCCGGCAGTCTCGGCACACTCTGGGCGACACGGCTGGCCCGCGCCGGATTGGCCGTGCGACTGATCCTGCGCGACCCGTCACGCTTGCGCAGCTATGCAGCTGGTGGCGGATTAACCCTGGTAGAAAACGGACAAGCTCATACCTATGCAGTTCCCGGCGAAACCCCGGACAGCCCCGAGCCGATTCGCCGTCTGCTGGTCGCGTGCAAGGCCTATGACGCCGAAGAGGCCGTCGCCCGCCTCGCTTCACGCCTCGCTCCGGATGCCGAATTGATCCTCCTGCAAAACGGTTTGGGCAGTCAGGACGCCGTTGCCGCGCGGGTGCCGCAAGCGCGCTGCATCAGCGCATCCAGCACCGAGGGCGCGTTTCGCGATGGCGATTGGCGGGTGGTGTTCGCCGGCCACGGTTTCAACTGGCTGGGCGATATCGGCAATCCGCTGGCACCGGTCTGGCTCGACGATCTGCAAGCGGCAAATATTCCCCATGAATGGAGCGCCGACATCCTCACTCGGCTGTGGCGCAAACTGGCGCTGAACTGCGCGATCAACCCGCTGACCGTGCTCCACGACTGCCGTAACGGCGGCCTGACAGCGCATCACTGCGAGGTCGCTACGCTCTGCGCCGAACTGACTGAACTGCTCGAACGCTGTGGTCAGCCGACAGCGGCAGACAATCTGCAAGCGGAGGTCGAACGGGTGATCCACGCCACCGCCGCCAATTACTCTTCGATGTATCAGGACGTCGCCAACCAGCGCCGCACCGAAATCAGCTATCTATTGGGCCACGCCTGCAAAGTCGCTGAGCGCCATCAGTTGAACCTGCCGCACCTGCACCAGTTGCAGCAACGTCTGGTCGCTCATCTGCGCAACCGTGGATTGCCCAGCGACTGA
- a CDS encoding cob(I)yrinic acid a,c-diamide adenosyltransferase → MGFRLSKIYTRTGDKGETGLGDGRRVPKDHPRIEAIGEVDTLNSQVGVLLAGLLAEREVHPGLNEIIEVLAPCQHRLFDLGGELAMPAYQALNEAEIQRLEAAIDVWNEELGPLENFILPGGSMLIAQAHVCRSLARSAERRCQHLNAIEPLAGVGLAYINRLSDLLFVAARLIARRQGVAEILWQPAAKPEDL, encoded by the coding sequence ATGGGCTTTCGCTTGTCGAAGATCTACACCCGCACCGGCGACAAAGGCGAGACCGGCCTCGGTGACGGCCGTCGCGTCCCCAAGGATCACCCGCGCATCGAGGCGATTGGCGAGGTCGATACGCTGAACAGTCAGGTCGGCGTGCTGCTGGCGGGTCTGCTCGCCGAGCGTGAAGTGCATCCGGGGCTCAACGAGATCATTGAGGTGTTGGCGCCGTGTCAGCACCGCTTGTTTGACCTTGGCGGCGAACTGGCGATGCCGGCGTATCAGGCGCTGAACGAGGCTGAAATCCAGCGGCTGGAAGCGGCGATCGATGTCTGGAATGAAGAGCTGGGGCCGCTGGAAAACTTCATCCTGCCCGGCGGCTCGATGTTGATTGCGCAAGCGCATGTCTGCCGCAGTCTGGCCCGCAGCGCCGAGCGCCGGTGTCAGCATTTGAACGCGATCGAACCGTTGGCCGGGGTTGGCCTGGCGTATATCAATCGGCTGTCGGATTTGTTGTTTGTCGCGGCGCGATTGATTGCGCGGCGGCAGGGAGTGGCGGAGATTTTGTGGCAGCCGGCGGCAAAACCTGAAGATTTGTAG
- a CDS encoding YajQ family cyclic di-GMP-binding protein, protein MPSFDVVSELDKHELTNAVENAVKELDRRYDLKGKGSFEFKEKDLTVSLTAEAAFQLEAMIEILKLALTKRKIDVQCLEVKEAYASGKLMKQDAILKEGIDKELAKKIVGHIKEAKLKVQAAIQGEQVRVTGKKRDDLQEAIAALRAKEFGMPLQFNNFRD, encoded by the coding sequence ATGCCGTCGTTCGACGTGGTATCCGAACTGGACAAACACGAACTTACCAACGCGGTCGAGAACGCCGTGAAGGAACTCGATCGTCGTTATGACCTGAAAGGCAAAGGCAGCTTCGAGTTCAAGGAAAAAGACCTGACCGTCAGCCTCACCGCCGAAGCCGCTTTCCAGCTCGAAGCGATGATCGAAATCCTCAAGCTGGCGCTGACCAAGCGCAAGATCGACGTGCAGTGCCTCGAGGTCAAGGAGGCTTACGCTTCCGGCAAACTGATGAAGCAGGACGCCATCCTCAAGGAAGGCATCGACAAAGAACTTGCGAAGAAAATCGTCGGCCACATCAAAGAGGCCAAACTGAAAGTGCAGGCCGCCATTCAGGGCGAGCAGGTGCGTGTCACCGGCAAGAAGCGCGACGACCTCCAGGAAGCCATCGCGGCCCTGCGTGCCAAGGAATTCGGCATGCCGCTGCAGTTCAACAACTTCCGCGACTAA
- a CDS encoding sensor histidine kinase, with product MPLRQRLENLPVGQKLLAALLVLLTTVLLVANLTFISAAYYISQESMAPQALQTIGRLIANPSLVSDALESPRSAERLLKELDSYSPLRAAALYDGKGERLAQVQRGEKLSLPERYRHVEAWQLTEFRSNQLITLPRPGAAPGHLLLVASSELPMAFYTGTLTASLGILIFSVLLWLVIARQIKRLITRPIHQLEELSRQVTREENYALRAARGNHDEIGSLAEAFNTMLSRIEAREQQLKRARDDSQAAYDQAQGLAEETRHTNRKLELEVQVRSKIEKKLTGFQNYLNSIIDSMPSALIALDEQLYVTQWNQEASALSGTRLDEALNQPIFLAFEPLKPFLPQLKATVEQHTVAKVDRVTWFKDDEPKHYALTFYPLMGGAGRGVVIRIDDITQRLSLEEMMVQSEKMLSVGGLAAGMAHEINNPLGAILHNVQNIRRRLSADLPKNIETAEQLGIELDAVNRYLQGREVPQLLDGIQQAGARAAKIVTHMLSFSRRSTRQMAPCDLPALIDQAVEIAGNDFDLAIGFDFKGQAIIRQFDPALGPVPGTANELEQVLLNLLKNAAQAIHQREDDSEPGRIILRTRLNPPWAEIQVEDNGIGMSENVRKRTFEPFFTTKEIGQGTGLGLSVSYFIITNNHKGQMEVQSAPGQGTCFTLRLPLVQPAPLTAETNSLPR from the coding sequence ATGCCATTGCGCCAGCGCCTCGAAAACCTGCCGGTCGGCCAGAAACTGCTGGCCGCCCTGCTGGTGTTGTTGACCACGGTTCTGCTGGTCGCCAACCTGACTTTTATCAGCGCCGCCTACTACATTTCCCAGGAAAGCATGGCGCCACAGGCCCTGCAGACCATCGGCCGGCTGATCGCCAATCCGAGTCTGGTCAGCGACGCGCTGGAATCGCCGCGCAGCGCCGAGCGCCTGCTCAAGGAACTCGACAGTTATTCACCGTTGCGCGCCGCTGCCCTGTACGACGGCAAGGGTGAACGTCTGGCGCAGGTGCAGCGCGGTGAAAAGCTCAGCCTGCCCGAGCGCTATCGCCATGTCGAAGCCTGGCAACTCACCGAATTTCGCAGCAATCAACTGATCACCCTGCCCCGCCCCGGTGCCGCGCCGGGGCATCTGTTGCTGGTCGCCAGCAGCGAACTGCCGATGGCGTTCTACACCGGCACCCTGACCGCCAGCCTCGGCATCCTGATCTTCAGCGTCTTGTTGTGGCTGGTGATTGCCCGGCAGATCAAACGTCTGATCACCCGCCCCATTCATCAGCTCGAGGAGCTGTCCCGCCAGGTCACCCGCGAAGAGAACTACGCGCTGCGCGCTGCACGGGGCAATCACGATGAAATCGGCAGTCTGGCCGAGGCGTTCAACACCATGCTCTCGCGCATCGAAGCCCGCGAGCAGCAGCTCAAACGCGCCCGTGATGACTCGCAAGCCGCCTACGATCAGGCGCAGGGGCTGGCCGAGGAAACCCGCCACACCAATCGCAAACTGGAGCTGGAAGTCCAGGTGCGCAGCAAGATCGAGAAGAAACTCACCGGCTTCCAGAATTACCTCAACAGCATTATCGACTCGATGCCTTCAGCGCTGATCGCCCTCGACGAGCAGCTTTACGTCACCCAGTGGAACCAGGAGGCCAGCGCGCTCTCCGGCACGCGCCTGGACGAGGCACTGAACCAGCCGATCTTCCTCGCCTTCGAACCGCTCAAGCCGTTTCTGCCGCAGCTCAAGGCTACCGTCGAGCAGCACACCGTGGCGAAAGTCGATCGGGTGACCTGGTTCAAGGACGATGAACCGAAACATTACGCGCTGACGTTTTATCCGCTGATGGGCGGTGCCGGGCGTGGCGTGGTGATCCGTATCGACGACATCACCCAGCGCCTGTCGCTGGAAGAAATGATGGTGCAGTCGGAGAAGATGCTCTCGGTCGGTGGCCTTGCGGCTGGCATGGCCCATGAAATCAACAACCCGCTCGGCGCGATCCTGCACAACGTGCAGAACATCCGTCGGCGGCTGTCGGCGGATCTGCCGAAGAACATCGAAACCGCCGAACAACTGGGCATCGAACTGGATGCCGTCAACCGGTACCTGCAGGGCCGCGAAGTCCCGCAATTGCTCGATGGCATTCAACAGGCGGGCGCCCGCGCGGCGAAGATCGTCACGCACATGCTCAGCTTCAGCCGTCGCAGCACCCGGCAGATGGCGCCGTGCGATCTGCCGGCGCTGATCGATCAGGCGGTGGAAATCGCCGGCAACGACTTCGATCTGGCGATTGGTTTCGACTTCAAGGGTCAAGCGATCATCCGCCAGTTCGATCCGGCATTGGGGCCGGTGCCGGGCACCGCCAACGAGCTGGAACAGGTGCTGCTCAATCTGCTGAAAAACGCCGCCCAGGCGATTCATCAGCGCGAAGACGACAGCGAACCGGGACGGATCATTTTGCGCACCAGACTCAATCCGCCGTGGGCCGAGATTCAGGTCGAGGACAACGGCATCGGCATGAGCGAGAACGTGCGCAAGCGTACCTTCGAGCCGTTCTTTACCACCAAGGAAATCGGCCAGGGCACCGGCCTTGGCTTGTCGGTGTCGTACTTCATCATCACCAACAACCACAAAGGCCAGATGGAAGTGCAGTCGGCGCCCGGCCAGGGCACTTGCTTCACCCTGCGTCTGCCGCTGGTACAACCGGCGCCGTTGACCGCCGAAACCAATTCACTACCGAGGTAA